The Brassica oleracea var. oleracea cultivar TO1000 chromosome C6, BOL, whole genome shotgun sequence genome includes a region encoding these proteins:
- the LOC106299692 gene encoding LOW QUALITY PROTEIN: 17.4 kDa class III heat shock protein (The sequence of the model RefSeq protein was modified relative to this genomic sequence to represent the inferred CDS: substituted 1 base at 1 genomic stop codon), which translates to MSYVAINHRFGLPETIKKLIFPVSRSGEDKEIRRRSNTNIPIDILESPKECIFYIDIPXISKFDIQVTVEDEMTIVIKSNMKRKREDCDDREQECKYIRLERRLPQNLVKKFRLPEDADGVLTVTVEKVRPQPPKPKTLQIVIS; encoded by the exons ATGAGTTATGTTGCGATCAACCACCGGTTTGGTCTGCCAGAGACAATCAAAAAGCTGATCTTTCCGGTTTCTCGCTCAGGCGAGGATAAAGAGATCAGAAGAAGAAGCAATACTAACATCCCAATTGATATTCTAGAATCTCCCAAAGAGTGCATCTTCTACATCGACATACCATGAATCTCCAAATTTGATATCCAA GTGACTGTGGAGGACGAGATGACAATAGTGATAAAGAGCAACATGAAGAGGAAGAGAGAGGATTGTGATGATAGAGAACAAGAATGCAAATACATTAGGCTCGAGAGGAGACTTCCTCAGAATCTCGTGAAGAAGTTCCGTTTACCTGAAGATGCTGATGGGGTTCTGACAGTTACAGTTGAGAAGGTGCGGCCGCAGCCACCAAAGCCTAAGACTCTACAAATTGTGATTTCTTGA